From Alienimonas californiensis, a single genomic window includes:
- a CDS encoding M16 family metallopeptidase — MRLLPAVAAALAAVAFAPPAPAAPQQDVPMVEGVQHVATVEGISEYRLPNGLKILLFPDVSRPTVTVNCTIFVGSRHEGYGETGMAHLLEHMVFKGTPTFEDVPKELKDRGAVFNGSTWLDRTNYYETLPASDENLEFAIHLEADRLVNSYVKQEDLDSEMTVVRNEFERGENSPQRILMQRMLATAFEWHNYGKSTIGNRADIERVPIENLRAFYERYYQPDNAMLIVAGSFDPEKALQYAKEHFGAIEKPTRVLPQTYTEEPPQDGERTVILRRVGDVAQVGAVYHVPAGPDPAFAAVDVLESILTDNPSGRLYKVLVETKRAASVSGGTFALHDPGVLLFTAEVATANEPQDVLRLMLNVTEGVPAEPVTEEEVARARARLLARRERAANDTSRIAVQLSEWSAQGDWRLYFLYRDRLEEVTAADVQDVAERFLQSDNRTAGLFLPTKEPQTIEIPSRPDLAEMLKDYEGRDVAAAGEAFDPDPAAIEERVVRTELPSGLEVALLPKQTRGDTVDARLSLRYGTEDTLQGLSGATNMLGPLMMRGTAELSKQEIQDRLDELQASLRPGGADGNLTFTITAKRDTLPAVMELLGEILKSPALPPEELELLQQATIAQIEAQKSEPQALAPTEVRRALSNYPNPEDPRYVPTLEEQAKMIAEVTPQEVAAVYNTLLTDASGELAVVGSFDPDAVLELAKENLTGFGAPDAPSFARLPQVPNPDAPSGDKEIATPGKQNAVYYAALQLPISQEHPDYPALMIGDYILGSSGLSSRLGDRVRQQEGLSYGVGSQLTPRVKDELTTFGVYAITNPGNVPKLKTVIREELDRLIAEGVTPAEVDAAKTSYLQKQRVNRASDSQLATKLASQLYNDRTMAFTAELEAQVAALTAEEVNRALREHLDPAELYVVVAGDMDAPDQAPADVPVGVPTDPDAPAPDGAAGPASP, encoded by the coding sequence ATGAGACTCCTTCCCGCCGTCGCCGCGGCTCTCGCCGCGGTCGCCTTCGCCCCGCCCGCCCCCGCCGCCCCGCAACAGGACGTTCCCATGGTCGAGGGCGTGCAGCACGTCGCCACCGTCGAGGGCATCAGCGAATATCGTCTGCCCAACGGATTAAAGATCCTGCTGTTCCCGGACGTCTCCCGGCCGACGGTCACGGTGAACTGCACGATCTTCGTCGGCTCCCGCCATGAGGGTTACGGCGAAACGGGCATGGCCCACCTGCTGGAGCATATGGTCTTCAAAGGCACGCCCACCTTCGAGGACGTGCCGAAGGAACTGAAGGACCGCGGCGCCGTCTTTAACGGCTCCACCTGGCTGGACCGGACGAACTATTACGAGACGCTGCCCGCCAGCGACGAGAACCTGGAGTTCGCCATCCACCTGGAGGCGGACCGCCTCGTCAACTCCTACGTCAAGCAGGAGGATCTCGACAGCGAGATGACCGTCGTCCGCAACGAGTTCGAACGCGGCGAGAACAGCCCGCAGCGGATTCTCATGCAGCGAATGCTGGCGACCGCATTCGAGTGGCACAATTACGGCAAGAGCACCATCGGCAACCGGGCCGATATCGAGCGCGTGCCGATCGAGAACCTGCGGGCGTTCTACGAACGCTATTATCAGCCGGACAACGCGATGCTGATCGTCGCCGGCTCCTTCGACCCGGAAAAGGCGCTGCAATACGCCAAGGAGCATTTCGGCGCGATCGAAAAGCCGACCCGCGTGCTGCCGCAGACCTATACGGAGGAGCCCCCGCAGGACGGCGAACGCACGGTCATCCTCCGCCGCGTCGGCGATGTGGCCCAGGTGGGGGCGGTCTATCACGTGCCCGCCGGCCCGGACCCGGCCTTCGCCGCGGTGGACGTGCTGGAAAGTATTCTGACGGACAACCCCTCCGGCCGGCTCTATAAGGTGCTGGTCGAGACGAAGCGGGCCGCCAGCGTCTCCGGCGGGACCTTCGCCCTGCACGACCCCGGCGTGCTGCTGTTTACCGCCGAGGTGGCGACGGCGAACGAACCGCAGGACGTGCTGCGGCTGATGCTCAACGTCACCGAGGGCGTGCCGGCCGAACCGGTTACCGAGGAAGAGGTCGCCCGGGCCCGGGCCCGCCTGCTGGCTCGCCGCGAACGGGCCGCCAACGACACCTCCCGCATCGCCGTGCAGCTCTCGGAATGGTCCGCCCAGGGCGACTGGCGGCTGTATTTTCTCTACCGCGACCGACTTGAAGAGGTGACCGCCGCCGACGTTCAGGACGTCGCCGAACGCTTTCTGCAAAGCGACAACCGCACCGCCGGCCTGTTCCTGCCGACGAAGGAGCCGCAGACGATCGAGATCCCCTCGCGGCCGGATCTCGCGGAGATGTTGAAGGACTACGAGGGCCGGGATGTCGCCGCCGCCGGCGAGGCGTTCGACCCGGACCCGGCGGCGATCGAGGAGCGGGTGGTCCGCACCGAACTGCCCTCCGGCCTGGAGGTCGCGCTGCTGCCCAAACAGACTCGCGGCGACACCGTCGACGCCCGCCTCAGCCTACGTTACGGCACCGAGGACACGTTACAGGGACTGTCCGGGGCGACGAACATGCTCGGCCCGCTGATGATGCGGGGCACGGCGGAGCTCTCCAAACAGGAGATTCAGGACCGCCTGGACGAACTGCAAGCCTCCCTTCGCCCCGGCGGCGCCGACGGCAACCTCACCTTCACGATCACCGCCAAGCGGGACACCCTGCCGGCCGTGATGGAGCTGTTGGGCGAGATTCTCAAATCGCCGGCGCTGCCGCCGGAGGAACTGGAGTTGCTCCAACAGGCGACGATCGCCCAGATCGAGGCTCAGAAAAGCGAGCCGCAGGCTCTCGCCCCCACCGAGGTGCGGCGGGCGCTGTCCAACTATCCGAACCCGGAGGACCCCCGCTACGTGCCCACCCTGGAGGAGCAGGCGAAAATGATCGCCGAAGTCACTCCGCAGGAGGTCGCCGCGGTTTATAATACCCTGCTGACGGACGCCTCCGGCGAACTGGCCGTCGTGGGCAGCTTCGATCCGGACGCCGTGCTGGAACTGGCGAAGGAGAACCTGACCGGCTTCGGCGCCCCGGACGCCCCCTCGTTCGCCCGGCTGCCGCAGGTTCCGAACCCGGACGCCCCGTCCGGCGACAAGGAAATCGCCACGCCCGGCAAACAGAACGCGGTCTATTACGCCGCCCTGCAATTGCCAATTTCGCAGGAACACCCGGACTATCCGGCGTTGATGATCGGCGATTACATCCTCGGCTCCAGCGGTCTCTCCAGCCGGCTAGGCGACCGGGTCCGCCAGCAGGAGGGCCTCAGCTACGGCGTCGGTTCGCAGCTCACCCCGCGGGTGAAGGATGAATTGACGACCTTCGGCGTCTACGCGATCACCAACCCGGGCAACGTGCCGAAATTGAAGACGGTGATCCGTGAGGAACTGGACCGCCTGATCGCCGAGGGCGTCACGCCGGCGGAGGTCGACGCGGCCAAGACGAGTTACCTGCAAAAGCAGCGGGTCAACCGGGCCAGCGATTCCCAGCTGGCGACCAAGCTCGCTTCCCAGTTGTACAACGACCGCACGATGGCGTTCACCGCGGAGCTGGAGGCGCAGGTCGCCGCCCTCACCGCCGAAGAGGTGAACCGGGCGTTGCGGGAGCATCTCGACCCGGCGGAGCTGTACGTCGTCGTCGCCGGCGACATGGACGCACCGGACCAGGCCCCCGCGGACGTGCCCGTCGGCGTGCCCACCGACCCGGACGCCCCGGCCCCGGACGGTGCGGCCGGTCCGGCGTCGCCGTAG
- a CDS encoding LamG domain-containing protein, whose amino-acid sequence MLARPFVVAALAALSGTAFAAEAPEPTGDPAVVTETPGLVAFWTFGEAAGEPRRSIATDEPLPLEEVSGPIARVPGGPYSGDSAEFNGKQYLKIPYAETGPLNISGPEAQVSMFAAVRIVDLNQSRTIAGMWSEGKGRNDDTGTRQYALLMNMPTYGGPRQLVPHISSEGGVTRRADGSAFPWCADYAASVSEVPTDEWCTLGFTYDGDYIRSYVNGVMEPRELDPEKDKRDDRYFTQEGPDGGDRGMNPYYHGRGIFAYDPGKHAESKPGGGSDFTVGARYAVGSFTREATKGRFGGLAVFDRALTDAEMLRLHESANVPALNAAD is encoded by the coding sequence ATGCTCGCTCGCCCCTTCGTCGTTGCGGCGCTCGCCGCGCTCTCCGGAACCGCGTTCGCGGCGGAGGCGCCGGAGCCGACCGGCGACCCGGCCGTGGTGACGGAGACGCCGGGGCTGGTCGCGTTCTGGACGTTCGGCGAAGCCGCCGGGGAGCCGCGGCGGTCCATTGCGACGGACGAGCCGTTGCCCCTGGAGGAAGTCAGCGGCCCGATCGCCCGCGTGCCCGGCGGACCGTATTCGGGCGACTCCGCGGAGTTCAACGGCAAGCAGTACCTCAAGATCCCCTACGCGGAGACCGGCCCGCTGAATATCTCCGGGCCGGAGGCGCAGGTGAGCATGTTCGCCGCCGTGCGGATCGTCGATTTAAATCAAAGCCGCACGATCGCGGGGATGTGGAGCGAGGGCAAGGGCCGCAACGACGACACCGGCACCCGGCAGTACGCCCTGCTGATGAATATGCCGACCTACGGCGGGCCGCGGCAGCTCGTGCCGCACATCTCCAGCGAGGGCGGCGTCACCCGCCGGGCCGACGGCAGCGCCTTCCCCTGGTGCGCCGACTACGCCGCCTCCGTCAGCGAGGTTCCCACGGACGAATGGTGCACGCTGGGCTTCACCTACGACGGCGACTATATTCGCTCTTATGTCAACGGCGTGATGGAGCCGCGGGAATTGGATCCCGAGAAAGACAAGCGGGACGATCGCTATTTCACGCAGGAAGGCCCGGACGGCGGGGACCGCGGGATGAACCCGTATTATCACGGCCGCGGGATCTTCGCCTACGACCCGGGGAAGCACGCGGAGTCGAAGCCCGGCGGCGGGTCGGACTTCACCGTCGGCGCCCGCTACGCCGTCGGTTCGTTTACCCGGGAGGCGACGAAGGGCCGCTTCGGCGGGCTGGCGGTGTTCGACCGGGCCCTCACGGACGCGGAAATGCTGCGGCTGCACGAGTCGGCGAACGTCCCCGCATTGAACGCCGCGGACTGA
- a CDS encoding S1 family peptidase: MHRLIPRFASPFASPVACAGLLLGLTLAATPTGQAGEAANPLTASFLNDGAIRDAVVAEGRRLVEDGQTLPLATLREQMDRRACPLPLPAPASGLSEPGGPAADAEAATLIIACVHYCRNCERFESNNASGFVISADGLAVTNYHVLDAAPQHGRAKDDDEDQRAGFVALTRSGEAWPIVEVVAANPAADVALVRLGLPEGRTLSALPLAAAGRLGEDVHCISHPAGRFFSYSRGVVTRRHMTRRHGEETPRLSVTADYARGSSGAAMVNVEGAVVGIVTTTDSVYYSERGGQQRDLQMVFRDCVPVESLQALFAPPTTEDENTLSADASPDNDAV, from the coding sequence ATGCACCGCCTTATCCCCCGGTTCGCGTCCCCGTTCGCCTCGCCCGTCGCCTGTGCGGGGTTGCTCCTCGGTCTGACGCTCGCCGCGACGCCGACCGGTCAGGCCGGGGAGGCGGCGAACCCGCTCACCGCGTCCTTCCTGAACGACGGGGCGATCCGGGACGCGGTGGTCGCCGAGGGGCGCCGGCTGGTCGAGGACGGCCAGACGCTGCCGTTGGCGACGCTCCGCGAGCAGATGGACCGCCGAGCCTGCCCGCTGCCCCTCCCGGCCCCGGCGTCGGGGCTTTCCGAGCCCGGCGGGCCGGCGGCGGACGCGGAGGCGGCGACGCTCATTATCGCCTGCGTCCACTACTGCAGGAACTGCGAGCGCTTCGAGTCCAATAACGCCAGCGGCTTCGTCATCTCCGCGGACGGGCTGGCCGTGACGAATTATCATGTGCTGGACGCCGCCCCGCAGCACGGTCGGGCCAAGGACGACGACGAAGACCAGCGGGCCGGGTTCGTCGCTCTGACCCGCAGCGGAGAAGCGTGGCCGATCGTCGAGGTGGTCGCCGCGAACCCCGCCGCGGACGTGGCGCTGGTGCGGTTGGGGCTGCCCGAGGGCCGCACGCTGTCGGCCCTGCCGCTGGCGGCGGCCGGCCGGCTCGGGGAAGACGTGCACTGCATCTCGCACCCGGCGGGGCGGTTCTTCAGCTACTCCCGCGGCGTGGTGACCCGCCGCCACATGACCCGCCGGCACGGCGAAGAGACGCCCCGGCTGTCCGTCACCGCCGACTACGCCCGCGGCAGCAGCGGCGCCGCGATGGTGAACGTCGAGGGCGCCGTCGTCGGCATCGTGACCACCACCGATTCCGTCTACTACAGCGAACGCGGCGGCCAGCAGCGGGATCTGCAAATGGTCTTCCGCGACTGCGTGCCGGTCGAAAGCCTGCAGGCGCTGTTCGCCCCGCCGACGACGGAGGACGAAAACACACTTTCCGCCGACGCCTCCCCGGATAACGACGCCGTTTAA
- a CDS encoding arylsulfatase — MTFSPPPFLSRFAPLAAAVLLWGGATPAAAAERPNLIFVLSDDLAQGDVGAYGQELIQTPNMDRLCAGGTRYMSAYTGTSVCAPARSSFFTGLHMGHCPTRANREIGAEGQRPLPEGQVTVAEILQSSGYRTATVGKWGMGMFDTSGSPFKTGIDRFFGYNCQRHAHRYFPDYLYDNETRVELPENADGQQGTYAQDLIQNAALSFVSDAAAADEPFFLFYAATLPHGKFEIDDQGIYADKPWSELEKNYAAMVTRLDHDLGELVGLLEEKGVAENTLIVFAGDNGSSFNPNTPIGKRFDQAMGGTLRGYKRGMYEGALRQAAFAYWPGTIPSGRVTDEPWAFWDLLPTFAELADAELPEDYETDGESLVGFLKGGPAPQRDYFYWELHEYGPGPMQAIRWDDWKAVRPVASGPVELYNLSKDLGEKDDLSDERPELVEKAVAMMNAARTAHPDWPDPATAEPPKRRRN, encoded by the coding sequence ATGACGTTCTCCCCGCCGCCGTTCCTTTCGCGGTTCGCCCCGCTCGCCGCCGCGGTTCTGTTGTGGGGCGGAGCGACGCCCGCCGCCGCCGCGGAGCGGCCCAACCTCATCTTCGTCCTCAGCGACGATCTCGCCCAGGGCGACGTCGGGGCCTACGGGCAGGAGTTGATTCAGACCCCGAATATGGACCGCCTCTGCGCCGGCGGGACCCGATACATGTCGGCCTATACGGGCACCAGCGTGTGCGCCCCGGCCCGGTCCTCCTTTTTCACCGGCCTGCACATGGGCCACTGTCCGACCCGGGCGAACCGGGAAATCGGCGCCGAGGGCCAACGCCCGCTGCCGGAGGGGCAGGTCACCGTGGCGGAGATTCTCCAATCCTCCGGATATCGCACCGCGACCGTGGGCAAATGGGGGATGGGGATGTTCGATACGTCCGGCAGCCCGTTCAAAACCGGGATCGACCGCTTCTTCGGATATAACTGCCAGCGTCACGCCCACCGCTACTTCCCCGACTATCTTTACGATAACGAGACCCGGGTCGAACTGCCGGAGAACGCCGACGGCCAACAGGGAACCTATGCTCAGGACCTGATTCAAAACGCGGCGCTGAGTTTCGTGAGCGACGCCGCGGCCGCCGACGAACCGTTCTTCCTCTTCTACGCCGCCACGTTGCCGCACGGGAAGTTCGAGATCGACGACCAGGGCATCTACGCCGACAAGCCGTGGAGCGAACTGGAGAAGAATTACGCCGCGATGGTCACCCGGCTCGATCACGACCTCGGCGAGCTGGTCGGGCTATTAGAGGAGAAGGGGGTCGCGGAGAACACGCTCATCGTGTTCGCCGGCGACAACGGCTCGTCCTTTAATCCGAACACGCCGATCGGCAAGCGGTTCGATCAGGCGATGGGCGGCACGCTGCGGGGTTATAAACGCGGTATGTACGAGGGCGCGCTGCGGCAGGCGGCGTTCGCCTACTGGCCCGGCACGATCCCGTCCGGGCGGGTGACGGACGAACCCTGGGCCTTCTGGGACCTGCTGCCCACCTTCGCCGAACTCGCCGACGCGGAGTTGCCGGAAGATTATGAAACCGACGGCGAATCGTTGGTCGGGTTCCTCAAGGGCGGCCCGGCCCCGCAGCGGGACTACTTCTACTGGGAACTGCACGAGTACGGCCCCGGCCCGATGCAGGCGATCCGCTGGGACGACTGGAAGGCCGTCCGCCCCGTCGCCAGCGGCCCGGTCGAGTTATACAACCTCTCGAAAGACCTTGGGGAGAAGGACGACCTCTCCGACGAACGCCCCGAACTGGTCGAGAAAGCGGTCGCGATGATGAACGCCGCCCGCACCGCTCACCCCGACTGGCCGGACCCGGCGACGGCCGAACCGCCGAAGCGGCGGCGGAACTGA
- a CDS encoding bifunctional folylpolyglutamate synthase/dihydrofolate synthase produces the protein MPPATRTSDPVRTRPMLTRDDAERFLLSRVNYERRPIPPDALRLDGIRALLGELGDPHRRVPAVHIAGTKGKGTVASLVAAGATACGLRCGLFTSPHLVRFEERLTVDGAEPDKATFVQLVTDVAAAAERAEAGGAAPATFFEISAALGFLHFARSGCDLAALEVGLGGRLDATNVCEPVVCAITTISRDHTALLGHTLAAIAGEKAGIAKPGVPLIWGGGPGEAGEAIRARCEAVGAPFLPVDPAGPTGDWAGLPIPPGGPHQRANAATAAAVFEALRTAGWPITPEAAASGAAGVRLAGRAERFALPTNDRGEPAGPALLLDVAHNWASANALAATLREAPEQRRSLVLACAKDKDVAGVLRTLLPHIDDLTCTQFVKNPRAVPPDELAALARSLTDAPIRCDPDPHSAWAGAVRRAGAGGLAIAAGSFFLIAELRPGVATTPG, from the coding sequence ATGCCGCCCGCGACTCGCACCAGTGATCCCGTTCGCACGCGGCCCATGCTCACGCGGGACGACGCCGAGCGGTTCCTGCTGAGCCGGGTGAACTACGAGCGCCGGCCCATTCCGCCGGACGCCCTGCGGTTGGACGGCATCCGGGCGTTGCTGGGGGAGTTGGGCGACCCGCACCGCCGCGTGCCTGCGGTTCATATCGCCGGGACGAAGGGGAAGGGGACCGTGGCCTCGCTTGTCGCGGCGGGGGCGACCGCCTGCGGGCTGCGGTGCGGGCTGTTCACCTCGCCGCACCTCGTCCGCTTCGAGGAACGGCTGACCGTCGACGGGGCCGAACCGGACAAAGCGACGTTCGTGCAACTGGTCACGGACGTCGCCGCCGCCGCGGAGCGGGCCGAGGCCGGTGGGGCCGCCCCGGCGACCTTCTTCGAGATCAGCGCCGCCCTGGGCTTCCTGCACTTCGCCCGGTCCGGCTGCGATCTGGCCGCGCTAGAGGTGGGCCTCGGCGGGCGGCTGGACGCGACGAACGTCTGCGAGCCGGTGGTGTGTGCGATCACCACGATCAGCCGCGATCACACTGCCCTCCTGGGGCACACCTTGGCGGCGATCGCAGGGGAGAAGGCGGGCATTGCCAAACCGGGCGTGCCGCTGATCTGGGGCGGCGGGCCGGGCGAAGCGGGGGAGGCGATCCGGGCCCGCTGCGAGGCCGTCGGCGCCCCTTTCCTGCCGGTCGATCCCGCGGGTCCGACGGGCGACTGGGCCGGTCTCCCGATCCCCCCCGGCGGGCCGCACCAGCGGGCGAACGCGGCGACGGCGGCGGCGGTCTTCGAGGCACTCCGCACCGCCGGCTGGCCGATCACGCCGGAGGCCGCGGCCTCCGGCGCCGCCGGCGTGCGGCTGGCCGGCCGGGCGGAGCGGTTCGCCCTGCCGACGAACGACCGCGGCGAACCGGCCGGCCCCGCGCTGCTGCTGGACGTCGCCCACAACTGGGCCAGCGCCAACGCCCTCGCCGCCACGCTACGGGAAGCTCCCGAACAACGTCGCAGTCTCGTGCTGGCCTGTGCGAAGGATAAAGACGTCGCTGGGGTGCTCCGCACGCTGCTCCCGCATATCGACGACCTGACCTGCACGCAGTTCGTGAAGAACCCCCGGGCCGTCCCGCCGGACGAACTGGCGGCGCTGGCCCGGTCGTTGACGGACGCCCCGATCCGCTGCGACCCGGACCCGCACTCCGCCTGGGCGGGCGCCGTCCGCCGGGCGGGCGCCGGCGGGCTGGCAATCGCGGCGGGGTCGTTCTTCCTCATCGCCGAACTGCGGCCGGGCGTGGCGACGACTCCAGGGTGA
- a CDS encoding polysaccharide deacetylase family protein, whose translation MAPDDSAEDRDAPQADGPPPSPAPTADLTTVSEPDGPAETVLLLPSHGLDDLPERLPERRAAAALNAFALCWHPALLAAARALPRLVMADQPPRPVGGRRFLIPEFVRDTLPDGWETEAGARLAVVGPDRAASLSALAPLLPPDRRDVPVADLHPFFALGLGHLWVERLTRRTHYYSTLDETRLRTEVVAAADALFVGDREEAHARLVEAAEVLREARERFYPTPAKFCDLCFVIPRLAGAELKTEVAAAAAGGPPLNLLGTGADWRTIAAASPDLIAAIREAGDRVEPVGGEQTEAPVALRDVPAAVADLTAGRETFRELFGSPPGVWGRYDFGFTPLTPQLLESMGVNAALHLKFGPGDVPPDGAGRVRWAGAGGEIPAHARDPLPAGSAASFWELPEILAEAFEAEQTVAVTFARWPGAPGPLLDDLKALTALSPALGEFATFAEMFAEDDPFARVFAADPRKYRSPGPAAGSPEPLSSHSRAIRADAEARTDGLLAGLCGLLGSPGGEADAAERLAALIGRGGGDRPGTLWLNPLPTPQTVGTECGDLNVGPAPPADHPAVKVVGKRSFTFEIPPCGFVWFPDKAAKTAPVSKSKAKTAEPGMVRNERFEVRMDPATGGIATVKTYGRSPVRLGMRPAVRFHAPRTLKGAPDDGHEPERYSRAVRIEGQTWDLVDAGPARGELVSRGALIDPAGGARLCGFTLRVRLDRGSRTALVEASFTDAATALEAGDLVLRWAWDDETAELARSIQGSRQAAPASGTFESAHFWELASLHGDKKLRTAVLTPDAPFQTRSGRRMLDSPLLIAGEPTNDDRVWRFGIALDDPHPMRAADAFLTQPVPVPVAGPPSSGPVGWLLACDSPGVRVLSIRGEGGETTLRVQESDGRTRTAAIRFFKRPTGAAKRTLAGETQAELICEGDAVRVPLAGYELCDVAVRWA comes from the coding sequence GTGGCACCCGACGACTCCGCCGAGGACCGCGACGCCCCGCAGGCCGACGGCCCCCCGCCATCGCCCGCCCCAACGGCGGACCTGACGACGGTCTCCGAACCAGACGGACCGGCCGAAACCGTCCTGCTGCTGCCTTCCCACGGGCTGGACGACCTGCCGGAGCGCCTGCCCGAACGCCGGGCGGCCGCGGCCCTGAACGCCTTCGCCCTCTGCTGGCACCCCGCCCTGCTGGCCGCCGCCCGGGCCCTGCCCCGCCTGGTGATGGCCGACCAGCCGCCCCGCCCCGTCGGCGGCCGGCGGTTCCTCATCCCGGAGTTCGTCCGCGACACGCTGCCCGACGGCTGGGAAACCGAAGCCGGCGCCCGCCTGGCGGTCGTCGGCCCGGACCGCGCCGCGAGCCTGTCGGCACTCGCCCCGCTGTTGCCGCCGGATCGGCGAGACGTGCCGGTCGCCGATCTGCACCCGTTCTTCGCCTTGGGCCTGGGCCATTTGTGGGTGGAACGACTCACACGCAGGACGCATTACTACAGCACGCTGGATGAAACGCGGCTCCGCACCGAAGTCGTCGCCGCCGCGGACGCCCTGTTCGTGGGAGACCGGGAGGAAGCGCACGCCCGGCTGGTCGAGGCCGCCGAGGTGCTCCGCGAAGCCCGGGAGCGGTTCTATCCGACCCCGGCGAAGTTCTGCGACCTTTGCTTCGTCATTCCGCGGCTGGCGGGAGCGGAGCTGAAAACCGAAGTCGCCGCCGCGGCCGCCGGCGGGCCGCCGCTGAATTTGCTCGGAACTGGGGCCGACTGGCGCACGATCGCCGCCGCTTCGCCGGACCTGATCGCCGCGATCCGCGAGGCCGGCGACCGCGTTGAACCCGTGGGGGGAGAGCAGACGGAGGCCCCGGTCGCGCTGCGGGACGTGCCCGCCGCCGTCGCGGACCTGACGGCCGGCCGGGAGACGTTCCGGGAGTTGTTCGGGAGTCCGCCGGGAGTCTGGGGGCGTTACGACTTCGGTTTTACCCCGTTGACGCCGCAACTGCTGGAGTCAATGGGAGTCAACGCGGCGTTACACCTCAAGTTCGGCCCCGGCGACGTGCCGCCGGACGGGGCCGGGCGGGTGCGGTGGGCGGGCGCCGGCGGTGAGATTCCCGCCCACGCCCGCGATCCGCTGCCGGCGGGTTCGGCGGCCTCCTTTTGGGAGCTGCCGGAGATCCTCGCCGAGGCGTTCGAGGCGGAGCAGACCGTCGCCGTCACCTTCGCCCGCTGGCCGGGCGCCCCCGGCCCGCTGCTGGACGATTTGAAGGCCCTCACCGCGCTCTCGCCGGCGCTGGGGGAGTTCGCCACGTTCGCCGAGATGTTCGCCGAGGACGACCCCTTCGCCCGGGTGTTCGCCGCGGACCCGCGGAAGTACCGCTCCCCGGGGCCAGCGGCCGGTTCGCCGGAGCCGCTCTCCTCCCACAGCCGGGCGATCCGTGCCGATGCGGAGGCCCGGACGGACGGGCTCCTCGCCGGCCTCTGCGGGCTGCTGGGTTCGCCGGGCGGAGAAGCCGACGCCGCGGAGCGACTCGCTGCCCTGATCGGCCGCGGCGGGGGCGACCGGCCGGGCACGCTCTGGCTCAATCCGCTGCCGACGCCCCAAACGGTCGGCACGGAGTGCGGCGACCTCAACGTCGGCCCCGCCCCGCCGGCCGATCACCCGGCGGTGAAGGTCGTGGGGAAGCGGTCCTTCACCTTCGAGATTCCCCCCTGCGGCTTCGTCTGGTTCCCGGACAAAGCCGCGAAGACGGCGCCGGTCTCCAAATCCAAGGCGAAGACCGCCGAGCCCGGCATGGTGCGGAACGAGCGGTTCGAGGTCCGCATGGACCCCGCGACCGGCGGGATCGCCACGGTGAAGACCTACGGCCGCAGTCCCGTTCGGCTGGGCATGCGACCGGCGGTGCGGTTCCACGCCCCGCGGACGCTGAAGGGCGCCCCCGACGACGGACATGAACCGGAACGTTACAGCCGGGCGGTGCGCATCGAAGGGCAAACCTGGGACCTCGTGGACGCCGGCCCGGCCCGTGGGGAACTGGTCAGCCGCGGGGCGCTGATCGACCCCGCCGGCGGCGCCCGGCTGTGCGGGTTCACGTTGCGGGTCCGGCTGGACCGCGGTTCGCGTACGGCGCTGGTCGAGGCCTCTTTCACCGACGCGGCGACGGCCCTGGAGGCCGGCGACCTCGTGCTGCGGTGGGCCTGGGACGACGAAACGGCGGAGCTGGCCCGTTCCATCCAGGGCTCCCGGCAGGCGGCGCCCGCCTCCGGCACGTTCGAGTCGGCGCACTTCTGGGAATTAGCGAGCCTGCACGGCGACAAGAAGCTGCGGACCGCCGTCCTCACCCCGGACGCCCCGTTTCAAACCCGCAGCGGCCGGCGGATGCTCGACAGCCCGCTCCTGATCGCCGGGGAACCGACCAACGACGACCGCGTCTGGCGGTTCGGAATCGCCTTGGACGACCCGCACCCGATGCGGGCCGCCGACGCCTTCCTCACGCAGCCGGTCCCGGTACCCGTCGCCGGGCCGCCGTCCTCCGGCCCGGTCGGCTGGCTGCTGGCCTGCGACAGCCCGGGCGTCCGCGTGCTGTCGATCCGGGGCGAAGGGGGCGAGACGACGCTCCGCGTGCAGGAGAGCGACGGCCGCACCCGCACCGCCGCGATCCGGTTCTTCAAACGCCCCACCGGAGCGGCGAAGCGAACGCTGGCCGGCGAGACCCAGGCCGAACTGATCTGCGAGGGCGACGCCGTCCGCGTCCCCCTGGCCGGCTACGAACTCTGCGACGTGGCGGTGCGGTGGGCCTGA